The genomic segment GGGTGATTATTCTTAGCGCGGGCGTTTTAACCCCGCGCCATGTGTTTCCCCGCGTCCGTGTGCGGCGTCCACCCATGATCGCCCATCCCCTTGCAACCTTTCTCCACAGCCTTCGTATTAAGTCTTTAGGAATCGATGATCTCTATAAGGAAGATAAACCATGTCTGAGGAAACAAAACACAAGACCGAAGAAACCGTCCGCACCTTTGCCGAAGAACTCTCTGTCGCCGGAAATCAGCTTATTGGACGTGTCCAAGAATTGATCTCTGAGGGGAATATTCGCCGTCTGGTGATCAAGGACTCGAATGGGCGGTTGATCGTGGAAGTCCCCCTGACGTTGGGGGTTGTGGGCGGGGCGGGGGTGGCAATTTTTGCGCCGTTCCTCGCCGCGCTAGGGGCGCTGGCAGGGCTGCTCTCTCGCGTGCAAATTGTCGTGGAGCGCTACGAAGACCCGGCAGATGCGGCGAAAGAGGCAACCTCGAACGTCGTTGATCTAAACGACTAAGTACACCCACAATGAAAAGGCGGGATGGCGCATGATCCCGCCGCTAAAGCAGCGGGCTGAAAGCAGCCACCCCCACGGGGCTTGAAGGCGAAAATGCCGTTCGCCTTTCCTCCTCAGCCGCATAGCGGCTGAGGGGGAATTATTTTTGTGCGGGGGCGCTGCCCCTCAACTCATTTTTGGTGGGGATAGGTACGTCTGTCCCCACCAGGGACTCGCCCTCATTTCTGCTCGTTTGTCCCACTTTTCACCCAACGCTCACCGGCTGACCTTTGTTTTCGTCCCAAAGTCCGGTATCATTCGCCGCCGTTACCCTGACTGCAAAATGGGACTTATGGGACGATCACAACCGACTTCGACAAATCTTCGGCGGCGGACCAGCAACGGCAGTTGGCAGTGGCTCATGATTGGGGTGATCCTCGGCATGGGCTGCTTCAGCGTCGTCTGTTTGGGCGCTTATGCCGCAAACTTGATCACGCTTAACCTACCTGGGCAGCAGCCCATCCTCACGCCGACCTTCGTTGTGGTGCAGGTGACGGCAACGCCCGAACCCACCACACCCGCACCGCCGCCTAGCCCCACCCCAGAAACAGCCATTGCACAGCCCACACAGCCGACGCCTAATGCGCCAACGGCTACCGCGTTCATTGGCGTTCAGCCCACCCAACCCGGCGCTTCTGGCGGCAACGCTGGCACACTGCCCACCATCCCTGTTGTGGGGGCGACGGCAACGCTTGATGGGGGGAGTTTTACCCTATCAGGGACGCCGACGGTGATGGATTTGACGACGCCCGGCGCCTCTGGTGGGACGGGGGCGGTGGTTGATGTTAACCCGACGGAACTGCTCTTTTTGCAAGGCGGCTCATTCACGATGGGAACAACCCCCGCCGAAGCCGCCCGTGCGGTGGGCGACTGCCGAGATCGGGATCAGGGCATTTGTGAGATCACCTACACAGAAGATTCCGTCCCCGCGCACCAGATCACGGTGAATTCGTTCTGGATGGAACGCTTTGAGGTGTCCTTCTCGCAGTATGTTGCCTTCCTCAACAAGATTGGACCCGGAGCGCACCTGACGGGCTGCGGGGGCTTTCCGTGCGTCGCTATTCAGGGGGCGGGAACACAAGCCGAACGCCCCAACAGCTACATTCGCTATGACGGCTTGCGCTACAGTGTCACGGTGGATTTCTACACGAATCGCCCGGTGTATTATGTGACATGGTACGGGGCAGACGCTTTTTGTCGTTCCATCGGGCGGCGCTTGCCCACCGAGGCGGAATGGGAACGGGCAGCGCGTGGTTTGCAGGGGCGGCTTTACCCCTGGGGCGATGCGTGGGACTCCAACCGCGCCCGCACCTCCCGCCCGACAAATCAAGGCGGACCGGACACCATCGACGCCTATCCTTCTGGGTCAACGCCAGAGGGGGTTTACAACCTCGCGGGGAACATTTCTGAATGGGTTGCCGATTGGTACGACGCCAACATTTACCGGACGACGGCGGCGAACACCATTGACCCGAAGGGTCCGCCAAGCGGGACGCGGAAGGTGCTGCGCGGCGGCGATTGGGACGCTGTGCCGCTTTTTGCCCGTTCGGTTCACCGCCGCGATGAAGACCCGCTGACGCCGCGTAATTCGCTCGGTTTTCGCTGTGCCTCGGATACCAACCCGAACACAGTAGGCGGTGCGCCTCCCCAAGCGACACCCGTTGTTCCTATCCCACCGGGAACGGGGGGGTAAGGGGTTCTTCGCGTCGTGATCCCGCTGCTTCAGCGGCGGGCGCATACCATAGGCGGGGGTGTGGCACAGCGCGGGGTTAAAACGCCCGCGCTAGGCATGATCACCCCGTCGGGGCTTGAATCCACAATGACTTGCCTTCCAAGCCCCGTCGGGGTGGTTATCTTCAGCCCGCTGCTTCAGCGGCGGGCATCCCTACTTCGTATCCCTCTTGTTCGGACATCACTCTATTGCTGAAATCCCTTTGCCCCGCTACAATCCCCGTTCACTGGCGCGTTGACACACTTTTTAAGTTGTGATAAATTTAACAGATAGCGACAAAAACCCGATAAATAACGCTTGTATGCCGATTTAGGCAACCCAAAAGAACGCCACCTCGCCCGTGACTTTGAGGCGCTGCGCCACTTGAAAGGATTTGTTTAACCATGACCTCACCCACCATCAAAGGCAAGGCGTCCGTCGCCCAGACTGCGGCTGCCAAAGCCCCTGCCCCCACCGCTGCCGATCAGACGATCAAACCGATCAACCGCCGCGAGTTCCTCTTTTACATTTGGGGCGCAAGTATGGCGCTTCTTTTGGCAACCAGCGGTGGGGCAATCATTTGGTTTGCCCTTCCACGCTTTAAGGCGGGGCAGTTTGGGGGTGTTTTCAGTATTGACCCCGGTGCCGTTCCGCCCGTCGGGGCAAAACCGGCAGAAAATGCCGTCGGGCGCTATTGGCTGGCGAACACCGAACAAGGCGTTGTCGCCCTCAGCGCCGTTTGCACACACCTCGGCTGCTTGTTCAAATGGTCGGACACGAACGGGCGCTTTGAATGCCCCTGTCACGGCTCAAAATTCACCAGCGACGGAACCTTTATTGAAGGACCCGCCCCCCGTGATTTGGATCGCTTTGCCTTGAATATTGTCACCCCCTCTGGCACGCAGAGCTTCACCGATGGCGAGCCGGTCAATGCGACAGGGGCGACGGAAATCCAGATCAACACCGGGCGGAAACTGAAGGGCAAAGCGCACGGATAACGGCTAGGGTAAAGGAAGCGCACCGCGTTCGATTAGAAGGGATAGAGTTATGTCCGTATTGCCGTTTCCTTCTTTCCTTGACGATGTTAAGGAGAAGGGTTTCCGTAAGGCGCTTTTGGAACTCGTAGACGAGACCGTAGAGCGCATTACCGCCGGGATGAACATTCAAGATATTCGTGAGGCACTGCGCGGCGAAGCGCCCACCCGCCGCCCCAACCCGCGCCTGACGCCCCACGCCGATGCCTTCTGGATGCATATGCGTCCAAGCTACTATCACCAAGCGGTGACGGGCATTTACCCCACCTTCCGTTTGGGCTTTCTCTCCACCTTCTTTTTTGTCATTGAGGTCATCACCGGCTTGTTCCTGATGATCTTCTACACGCCCTCGCCCAATGTCGCCTATGCGGACATGCTGAATATCTTGACGAACGTCCCGCTGGGGCAGTTCATGCGCGATATGCACCGCCTTGGCGCAGAAGGGATGGTGTTGGTCGTCGCCCTCCATACGATACGCACCTTCGCCACTGGCTCGTATAAAAAACCGCGTCAATTCACGTGGTTTACGGGCATGTTATTGATGCTCTTTACGCTGTTCCTCAGTTTTACGGGTTATCTGCTGCCCTGGGACCAATTGGCGTTCTGGGCGGTGACCATCGGCACATCGATGGCAGAGGCAGCCCCACCGGAAATTGTAGGGACGAACGTCAACCTAATTCTGCGCGGGGCGCCGGATATTGGCGCGGGTGGGCTGCTGCGTTTCTATCTTGCCCATGTCTTTTTGCTGCCGATGCTGACGGCAATCTTCATTGGCGTTCACTATTACAAGGTCGTCTTGCACGGTCACAGCCTGCCGCCGCGCCTTGAAGAAGTGGGGAATGACACCGCCAAGCGCGTCCCGATGGATAAGCGCGTCTACTTCATCCCCGATGTGGCAACGACGGAAATGCTGTGGTTTGGCGGCACGATTTTCATCATGACCGTCATGTGTATTTGGTTCTTCCATGCACCGTTGGAAACGCACGCCAACCCACAGATCACCCCGCTGCATACAACCGCGCCGTGGTACTTCTTGTGGCTGCAAGGGCTGCTGAAGCTAGGGGATAAAATCCTCTTTGGGTTGGTTTTCCCCACCATTTTGTTAGTGATGTTCATGGTCTGGCCCTACCTTGAGGTGGGCAAGAGCCGCCGCTATGCGCACCGCCGTTTTGGGCTGAGCCTGATGTTGAATTTCTGTCTGTTCATGCTCGTCCTTTCCTACATGGGAACATCGCGGTGGGGTGTTGATACCTCTGGCGACCAAGAAATGGTGCAATCGATTGCCCCGATGGAAGGTGTCGGCGTTGTTCGCAGCGTCCCCTATGAAAACTGGGAAAACGGCACGTACTGCACGGATAACCTTGAGGAAGATCACCTTCTCCCGCTGGTGGAGTGGGGCATCCCGCAGACAACAACCCTCCCCAACACCGCGCAGCCAGTCACCTGCCGCGCCGTGCCGGAGGGGATGATGCACGTGATGGAAGCCTTCAAGCACGAAAAAGAGACGTGGGGTGGGAATCTGCCCAATGTCGTCGGTATTTTGACCGTCTCCGACGCCCAAACCGATTTGAAGCGGATTGACCTGAAGGTGATCTGGAATATTGCCGAGGTGGACGAAAAGAGCGTCCCGCTCCGTGATGAGAACGGCAATATCAAGATCAAGATGGTCGAATCGCTGTTCAACGAGGAAGGCAAGCAAGAGCTTGACGAACAGGGCTTGCCTAAGACGTTCACCATCAAGGGCGTGAAATCATCTGGAAAGACGATTTTTGTCAGCCGCTTCTCCGAATATCAGGGTGGCGGACACTAACAAGGAACGGATCGCACCAAGTACAGCCGGGGCGGGTTGAGTAACCCGCCCCTTCATGAACACACGGAAAGTCACCTCATGAAGATAGAGAACAAGATTCTGTTGGGCATCGGTTTTTTTGTGGGGATCATGCTCCTTGTGGGGTGGATCGCCATTAATGAACCCGTGCGCATGGAGGTCTTTACGCAGCAGTGGCAAGGG from the Anaerolineales bacterium genome contains:
- a CDS encoding DUF4342 domain-containing protein produces the protein MSEETKHKTEETVRTFAEELSVAGNQLIGRVQELISEGNIRRLVIKDSNGRLIVEVPLTLGVVGGAGVAIFAPFLAALGALAGLLSRVQIVVERYEDPADAAKEATSNVVDLND
- a CDS encoding SUMF1/EgtB/PvdO family nonheme iron enzyme; its protein translation is MGRSQPTSTNLRRRTSNGSWQWLMIGVILGMGCFSVVCLGAYAANLITLNLPGQQPILTPTFVVVQVTATPEPTTPAPPPSPTPETAIAQPTQPTPNAPTATAFIGVQPTQPGASGGNAGTLPTIPVVGATATLDGGSFTLSGTPTVMDLTTPGASGGTGAVVDVNPTELLFLQGGSFTMGTTPAEAARAVGDCRDRDQGICEITYTEDSVPAHQITVNSFWMERFEVSFSQYVAFLNKIGPGAHLTGCGGFPCVAIQGAGTQAERPNSYIRYDGLRYSVTVDFYTNRPVYYVTWYGADAFCRSIGRRLPTEAEWERAARGLQGRLYPWGDAWDSNRARTSRPTNQGGPDTIDAYPSGSTPEGVYNLAGNISEWVADWYDANIYRTTAANTIDPKGPPSGTRKVLRGGDWDAVPLFARSVHRRDEDPLTPRNSLGFRCASDTNPNTVGGAPPQATPVVPIPPGTGG
- a CDS encoding Rieske 2Fe-2S domain-containing protein codes for the protein MTSPTIKGKASVAQTAAAKAPAPTAADQTIKPINRREFLFYIWGASMALLLATSGGAIIWFALPRFKAGQFGGVFSIDPGAVPPVGAKPAENAVGRYWLANTEQGVVALSAVCTHLGCLFKWSDTNGRFECPCHGSKFTSDGTFIEGPAPRDLDRFALNIVTPSGTQSFTDGEPVNATGATEIQINTGRKLKGKAHG
- a CDS encoding cytochrome bc complex cytochrome b subunit, which codes for MSVLPFPSFLDDVKEKGFRKALLELVDETVERITAGMNIQDIREALRGEAPTRRPNPRLTPHADAFWMHMRPSYYHQAVTGIYPTFRLGFLSTFFFVIEVITGLFLMIFYTPSPNVAYADMLNILTNVPLGQFMRDMHRLGAEGMVLVVALHTIRTFATGSYKKPRQFTWFTGMLLMLFTLFLSFTGYLLPWDQLAFWAVTIGTSMAEAAPPEIVGTNVNLILRGAPDIGAGGLLRFYLAHVFLLPMLTAIFIGVHYYKVVLHGHSLPPRLEEVGNDTAKRVPMDKRVYFIPDVATTEMLWFGGTIFIMTVMCIWFFHAPLETHANPQITPLHTTAPWYFLWLQGLLKLGDKILFGLVFPTILLVMFMVWPYLEVGKSRRYAHRRFGLSLMLNFCLFMLVLSYMGTSRWGVDTSGDQEMVQSIAPMEGVGVVRSVPYENWENGTYCTDNLEEDHLLPLVEWGIPQTTTLPNTAQPVTCRAVPEGMMHVMEAFKHEKETWGGNLPNVVGILTVSDAQTDLKRIDLKVIWNIAEVDEKSVPLRDENGNIKIKMVESLFNEEGKQELDEQGLPKTFTIKGVKSSGKTIFVSRFSEYQGGGH